In Gordonia iterans, the following proteins share a genomic window:
- a CDS encoding SRPBCC family protein, giving the protein MGQVSATSAIDIAAAPEVVLAALADYETVRPAILPANYRDFVYGDDGTVHWILQATEKRSRDVLADVTVTADSVTETDRNSSMVTVYRVGPSDRGSRVEVTTSWQGAGGIGGFFEKTFAPKGLGRIQAELLGNLKSRLES; this is encoded by the coding sequence GGTATCCGCCACTTCCGCCATCGACATCGCTGCCGCACCCGAGGTGGTTCTCGCGGCACTGGCCGACTACGAGACCGTGCGCCCGGCGATCCTTCCCGCCAACTACCGTGACTTCGTCTACGGAGACGACGGCACCGTGCACTGGATCCTGCAAGCGACGGAGAAGCGCTCGCGCGATGTGCTCGCCGACGTGACGGTGACCGCAGACTCGGTCACCGAGACCGACCGCAACTCCTCGATGGTCACCGTGTACCGGGTGGGCCCGTCGGATCGGGGCAGTCGCGTCGAGGTCACCACGAGCTGGCAGGGCGCCGGCGGCATCGGAGGCTTCTTCGAGAAGACCTTCGCGCCCAAGGGCCTCGGCCGGATCCAGGCCGAGCTTCTCGGCAACCTCAAGTCCCGCCTGGAATCCTGA
- a CDS encoding pseudouridine synthase, giving the protein MVLRPELFATPPTVAEALLAAPTLAGLTADELARQHQAGLVVDADGRPCDLEARVSRAVPVYLYRDLPDEFDVPFDLDILHVDEHLVVVDKPHFLATMPRGRHVTQTALVRLRRLLAEPDLAPAHRLDRLTAGVLLFTRMPAERAAYQRLFADREVRKEYRALAELPRVHEPGASRSPLARGASPLELVERKTVRVADRIVKTAGDLRARVVDGPANAVSDITLERAIDGPSAGCATGRLGEYRLVPHTGRTHQLRLHMASLGVPILGDPLYPEVDDDLAAAPDRGDFSRPLRLIASRLEFTDPVTGEERGFESSRTWSSGEVPSPDLRPT; this is encoded by the coding sequence GTGGTCCTCCGCCCGGAGTTGTTCGCCACTCCGCCGACCGTCGCGGAGGCACTGCTCGCCGCGCCGACTCTGGCCGGACTGACTGCGGACGAGCTTGCGCGGCAACACCAGGCAGGCCTGGTCGTCGATGCCGACGGCCGTCCCTGCGATCTCGAAGCCCGAGTCTCCCGAGCGGTGCCGGTGTACCTGTACCGGGATCTGCCCGACGAGTTCGACGTGCCGTTCGACCTGGACATCCTGCACGTCGACGAGCACCTGGTGGTGGTCGACAAGCCGCACTTCCTCGCGACCATGCCCCGCGGACGGCACGTCACGCAGACCGCGCTCGTCCGACTGCGCCGACTGTTGGCCGAGCCGGACTTGGCGCCCGCTCACCGCTTGGACCGACTGACGGCGGGGGTGCTGCTGTTCACGCGGATGCCCGCCGAGCGTGCGGCCTACCAGCGGCTGTTCGCCGACCGCGAGGTGCGCAAGGAGTACCGGGCGCTCGCCGAATTGCCCCGGGTCCATGAGCCAGGTGCTTCCCGATCGCCCCTTGCCCGCGGTGCGTCGCCCCTTGAGCTCGTCGAAAGGAAGACCGTCCGGGTCGCCGACCGCATCGTCAAGACCGCCGGCGACCTGCGGGCACGCGTCGTCGACGGTCCGGCCAACGCCGTCAGCGACATCACGCTGGAGCGAGCGATCGACGGTCCGTCTGCGGGATGCGCGACGGGCAGGCTGGGCGAGTACCGGCTGGTGCCTCACACCGGCCGCACGCATCAGCTGCGACTGCACATGGCGAGTCTCGGGGTGCCGATCCTCGGCGACCCGCTGTATCCCGAGGTCGACGACGACCTGGCCGCCGCACCGGACCGGGGAGACTTCTCCCGGCCGCTCCGCCTGATCGCCTCGCGGCTGGAGTTCACCGATCCGGTGACCGGCGAAGAGCGTGGCTTCGAGTCGTCTCGAACCTGGTCTTCCGGTGAGGTTCCCTCGCCGGATCTCCGGCCCACTTGA